The sequence below is a genomic window from Vibrio spartinae.
TGGGTAACCCATATGCTGCATTACGGTTAGACATCAATGACCGTGAGTGTCAGATGTTTATGAGCGGTTACTGTGATCAAAAATGGGGTGAACTCGGGCGAAAACTCCTGCAAGAGCGCGCTGAGCAAGGTGATAAAAAAGCGGAATACTATCTGCTTCAGTATAATGAAAACAGCTCAGAAGAAGTGCATAAGAAGTTAGAGGAACTCGTTACAGAGAATGCTAAGAATCATTACTACCAACCATTAATGAGATTAATTTATGATTATACCAGCAGATTATATTTACCATTTTTAGAAAAAAATGAATCATTATCTTTGGAGAAAAAGGAATTAATAATAAAACTATCAAAATTAGCCGCAAACAATAACTTCCTTCCATTGGTCAATAACACTATATATAGCAATGTGGATTTAATTTCTCATTCTTATATGTCAAAACTAGTTAAGCACACTATATATAACTATAGTAATTTATATCTATGTAGAAACTACTATTCTGATATAGATAATAGTGACAGAGATAATATAATAATGGGAACTGCATGTTCTATTGTTGATGATACGTTGCAAGATAAAACGAGAAACATGAGAATATATAACTATTCGATAAATAACAATAGCATTAAATCATTAACAAAAAATGAATTAAAAAAGGCTCAGTCAATAGCAGGAGAAATTATTAAAAATATGACTCCTGCAATTTATATTGATAAAATGAACACAAGACCATAAAAAATACAAAAAGAGGGATCAGCAATCTGATCCCTCTTTATATTCCTTAAATCCCTTCGACGTCTTCCTTCACTAAATTCATCTCATCAAACGTAATCAGATTATTGAGAAATAACAGCACTTCACGCAATTCGTGTTGGTCAACGGAAGGTGCCGTATTGGTGACGAGAAAATCAATCAGATAACCGCGAGCAGTCAGGTGTAGGTCATAATTAGGTTGTGAGTTAGGCATCGTAACCTCTTTGGTGTTAATGAGAGAACAGCCACACTGAAGGTTCCAATCTCCATGGGTGGCAAGCTGAACAAGGTTTGGAACTACCGTTAACACCGAACGGTCAACACGAGGTTGCCTTGTCAGCTCACCATAATATGAGTGAGCCAAGGCTACACATAAACATGAAATAGCACAAGGCGATGGTTTATGCGTTTGGTGTTATTACTCGGTGTTCCAATCCCGACACCGCTTTTATCGGTGCAAATTCAGGGTAAGCAGAGTCTGGTTTGTTGGCGAGTCGCGAGAAAATAAAGCGCGAGTGATAGAGCAAAATCTCATACTTTGCTCACACTGGGTTCATCATTATTTTGCGAGTAATTTCACAGTGTTGTCGAGGAACAAGCAATTCATCAGGATTCATATCTGGGTTGCGTTATAATCGGAATCATTCAAATGAGTTTATCGAAATTATTAAAATGAAATGAATCTTGAATCATGTCGGCTCCGTAAATGACGCACCATCATTTTGGTGGCTTCAAAAACATATACGTCATGTTTGCCGATGTATATTCAAGCGATGAACTCAGGGAAAAAGTTCAGGACGAACTTTTTAGCTTTTCATGAGCAGGATGCGAATAAAAGCGCCCCTGATAATATGCACTGAAGCCGAAAAACAGGCCTTTTGGGATACTTTTGGGGCCAAGCCAAAAGTATCTGATGCGCAGACGCGGCAGTGACTGAGATCGAAAACATTCAGCGCATCATATAACACTCGAAACAAAGACGAGAAAAGACAAAGGTTACTTCTGGAACAAAACCACCTACACCCCGTGGAAAGAACAAAGCTGGACACTTTAAAGCATGAATATCAATAAGAAACTGATTTACAAAACACTGCTGACCATCGTTGGTGTGATTATTTTAGCGGCCGGTGGACTACTGGCCTACCTGATGATTCCATCTGGCTTTCAGTCCCGCCAAGCGGAAGGCCCCAAGGTACTCACTGAATTGCTGAACATGGCTGAAAAAAGTCAGCCATTTAACCCGGATCCGTATATCTCCAGTACCTATCGTCCCGGAGATCCGTTGTATGAGCCATTGCTGTATATTCAAAGACATCGGCAGGGAAAAGCCGAAGAGCTGTTGAAACCATTAGTCGAACAAGGCAATGCTGATGCGATGTATTGGCTGGCTCAAATCACTTATGACGATAGCTACTACTCTAGCGGACCGGCTGCCAAGTTATTCCAGAAGTCAGCCGAGCTGGGGAATCCCTATGCCGCACTCCGTCTAGATAGCAATAACCGTGAGTGTCAGATGTTTATGAGCAGTTACTGTGATCAAAAATGGGGGGAGCTTGGGCGGAAACTACTGCAAGAGCGCGCTGAGCAAGGCGATAAAAAGGCGGAGTATTACCTGCTTCAGTATGATGAAAATAGCTCTGAAGATGTGCATAAGAAATTGGAAAAACTTGTCACAGAAAATGCAAAAAATCATTATTACCAGCCATTGATGAGACAAATTTATAATTATACTAGTGGATTATACTTACCATTTTTGGAACAAAATAAATCTATTTCTATAGAGAAAAAATTAATTTCCAATTTATTGAGACTGGGAGCAAATAATAATTTCCCATCATCTATGTATTATGTATATTCTTATAATGACATGTATTCTGAAGATTATGTAAAACGAGTAGTTGAACACAGTATATCTTTGAATGTTTCATCTTATATTTGTGAAGCTTATTTTTCTAAAGTATCTAACAGACTGAGAAGTGATGTGGTGAAAGGGGCTGCTTGTGCAATGGCGAATGATGTAGTTCGTGACAATGGTAATAATAGGATTTCTATCTTTGATTTTAACTTGGATAAAAATAATATTGCTCCACTTACAGATGAAGAAAAAAGAGAATCAGATAGAATTGCAAAATTAATACTTAATAATATGACTCCTGTTATCTACATTGATGAAATGAATACAAGACCATAAATTTGATGTAATGGGGATCTTAATCATAGATCCCCTCTTCTATTCTAATTAAACCCCTTCTGCGTCTTCCTTCCTCAAGTTTATTTCATCAAAGGTAATCAGATTATTGAGAAACAACAGCACTTCACGCAGTTCGTGTTGGTCAACGGAAGGCGCTGTGCTGGTAGCAAGAAAATCAATATTTTGCGAGTAATTTCACACTGTGCTGTTTTTGAAATACCAATTCATCATGATTCATATTGAGATTGGGTTACAATCAAACCGCTCAAATGAAGTCATTTACAAGGTCAACCTGAAATAAAGTGATTCAACGTAAATCTCAGCATCACGCACAATCAGTTTTATCGCCCTGTGTGCTTATGTCGCTTAAAGCGATGAACTCAGGGAAAAAGTTCAGGACGAACTTTTTAGCTTTTCATGAGCAGGATGCGAATAAAAGCGCCCCTGATAATATGCACTGAAGCCGAAAAACAGGCCTTTTGGGATACTTTTGGGGCCAAGCCAAAAGTATCTGATGCGCAGACGCGGCAGTGACTGAGATCGAAAACATTCAGCGCATCATACAATGCTCGGAAACAGAGACGAGAAAAGACAAAGGTTACTTGTGGAATAAAACCACCTACACCCCGTGGAAAGAACAAAGCTGGACACTTTAAATCATGAATATCAATAAGAAACTGATTTACAAAACACTGCTGACCATCGTTGGTGTGATTATTTTAGCGGCCGGTGGACTACTGGCCTACCTGATGATTCCTTCCGGCTTTCAGTCCCGGCAGGCAGAAGGCCCCAAGGTGTTGACGGAACTGTTAAAAATGGCGGAAGAGAGTCAGCCATTTAACCCGGATCCGTATATCTCCAGCACCTATCGCCCCGGTGACCCACTGTACGAACCATTGCTGTATATTCAAAGGCATCGTCAGGGGATAGCGGAAGATTTGTTGAGACCACTGGTTGAGCAAGGCAATCCTGATGCCATGTATTGGCTGGCTCAAATCACTTATCGAGACAATTATTATTCAGGAGGACCAGCAGCCAAGCTATTTCAGAAGTCTGCCGAGCTGGGGAATCCCTATGCTGCATTGCGATTAGATATCAATAATTACGAGTGCCGCAGGAGAATGAGTAGTTACTGTGATAAAAAATGGGGTGAGCTCGGGCGAAAACTACTGCAAGAGCGGGCAGAGCAAGGTGATAAAAAGGCAGCATATTATCTGCTTCAGTATGATGAAAATAGCTCAGAAGAGGTACATAAGAAGTTAGAGGAACTCGTTACAGAAAATGCTAAGAATCATTATTACCAGCCATTGATGAGAATAATGATCGATTATGAAAAAAGGTTGTACTATCCTTACTTTGATAGAAAATCACCATTATCAGAAAGTGAACATCTGATTTTATCAAAGTTAACAAAGCTGATGATTAACAATAATTACCCTCCTGCATTTGAAAGAACACTTGCATATATTTCTATTTATTCCAAAGAGTATTCTGAACAAGTTGTTGAGAGGAGTAATCTACTAAGTAGTAGATATTTTTTATGTACCTACTATTACCCTGAATTAAAAGAGCACACCAGAGAAGACATATTAAAGTCTGCGGCATGTGCAATTGGAGATGATATACTTATAGAAAATGATAAGGATAGAAATTTATCTTTGTATGAATATAGTTTATATGAAAAAAAAGTAAACCCTCTAACAAAGGAAGAAATAGTATCAGCAAGAAAATCGGCAAGAGAATTAATTAAGAATAAACTACCTATTATCTATATAGATAAAATGAACCCAAGAGTTGATATCCGATAATTTATATTCTCCTTTAAAATAGTTCTGATAGTTAATCCTCTCTACTTTGCGAGTAATTTCACAGTGTTGTCGAGGAACAAGCAATTCATCAGGATTCATATCTAGATTGGGTTACAATCAAACCGCTCAAATGAATTTATTCACAAGTTCAATTTGAAACAAAGTGATTTAACGTAAATCTCAGCATCAGAACGTCCTGTGTGCTTATGTCGCTTGAAGCGATGGACTCAGGGAAAAAGTTCAGGACGAACTTTTTAGCTTTTCATGAGCAGGATGCGAATAAAAGCGCCCCTGATAGCGTGCGCGGCCGCTCAATAAAGCGCTTCTGGATACTCTGTCCCAGTGATCCGTTGTAAATGCCAATCCAGAACTGGAATATGATATTATTTCAACTGGCGATTCACTTCGATGGCCGCTTGGATAATGTCTTAGATATTTAACCAAAATTGGCTAACACAGATTTTTGAACGCCCTCTCTATAGATCAAAATAATATTAATCTATTAACTAAACACGAATTATTAAAAACTCACTCAATAGCTGAAAAATAATTAATCATATGATCGGAATGCTCCTAAATACGCAGAAATACCCCTGAAATTTTTTAAGACATACGATTTAAAGCTAACAGCTAAACAAACTTAAAGTTAATTTAACAATCATAGAACCAGGTTATGCAAAACTACAGTCTAAGCACTTAACCTGGTTTCGTTCTCATCAGTTTCCTGCGGCACTTGTTCAACTGTTACGAGTTCCCCTAGCTCACTTATCCATAAATCGAGCATAGGAATTTGATCATTCATATAGTTTATAAGTTGCTTTTCCATCAACGTAGTGGCAATCAACTGATGTTTGTACCCTTTTTTTTCCAAGGCGGTGAGCCTTTTTTTGATACTGAGCTTTATCACTTCAGGATCAAGAGCTAATGCATCTTTGAACAGCAATAAATAACGCTCTCTCTCACTGGATAAATTGCTTTTTACCATCTCGTAACGACTGGCTAACTCTTTAGATGGTGCAGACACCCCCTCTATAATTTTTATCGTGGCTATATCGTTGGCAATATCAGCAGCTAACACTGACAAAGACGCAATAACCAATTCACTTTTCGCCAGTAAATCCTTGTTGACTCCTTGCTCTAAGATCACAATCGTATGCTTAGGTTGGTACCTGACGTTGGTCAAAATAATGTCAAATGTCTCATTAGGTTCACTAATGTTTCTATCTGGCTGAATAGAAACAAACAAACTTCTTTGAGTGTCGCCAGTTGAAAAGTGCACTGTACCTTTGGTATTCGTGTAATCGACTCCAGACTGTGCTGTCCTATCCCGCGTCTCATACTTAACGTCAATAGCCTGAGTCGCTGGGTGCTCGAGGAGCAACACTACTTCTGCGATCGCATCCTCCTCCTTTACTTTCGTGACCGTTTTACTGAACCTGACCCCTTCAATATCCGGTTTAAATATAACATTTGAAAACACCCAGTAACCAACCGCAATCAAGCAACCCCATGCTAAACATGCCACAAGATTGAGCCTGAACTTCATTCGCAACAGCTTTTCGCCACACTTCGGACACCGTTTTTCATCGAGTAAGTTGAACACCAATGGCCTTCGAACCTGAGCACAGTGGCAGGTGGCAACATTAGTACACACATAAGTATACGAATACGGAGACAGGTTCATATCAATGCCCCAATAACATAATGATTTCATTGGTCAGTTGTTCATTTTCAGCTGCAATTTTCTGTAATTCTTTCTGAATTACCATTTCTGACCGATGCTCTTTAAACTCCAGCAATACTTGTTCTCGGGTTTTCGCTAGCCACGGATTATTGGTTAACATCGACTGATACCGTGTCTCAGACAATTGGTTACTCTGGACCAACTGCTTGATCGTCACCAAAAGCCCCTCTTTTTCAGAAATCAAAGTGTTCAGTTCCTGCTGGTAGATACTCAGCTGCTGCTCCAGGTGATGCTGACTTTGGGCCAGCGCACTATTTTCCATTTTGATAGCCACAATTTCGGCTTTTTGAGCTTGCATGGTGTCGTTCAATGCCTGTTGACGAAGTTTCGCCTTGTCTTCATCCCAGCCCAAAAGTCCCCCTTGACGGGGATCCCCCGTAGTAGTGCAGGCCACAAGAGCCCCCCCCAAAAAAAGAACGGTGACGACTCTCATTAATACATCTTCCTCTGATCAAGCTGAGCAAGCTGAACCCTGACTAGCTCTAGTTGCCTCTTCTCAGACTGCATTGAAGAAATAACGGACTCTCCGCGATCAATCATCGCCACAGAAATCAAATCTTTTTCCTCTTCCATGGTTTTCTGTTGGATTCGGAGCTCTTCATCTAAGTGAGCCAGCAATTTCTGGGTATATTCCAAATCTTGCTGAGCCTGCTTCTTAGTGTCTCTCAAAATCTGGTTTTTTTCCGTTTGTTCTAATCTCTTGTTTTTTAGTTGTGCTAGTAGCTTTCTCTGTGCCTGTACATGTTTTGTCAGATTAATCCGCTCACTTTTAATTCCTACGAGAGTCTCCTCTCCTTCAGAGATAACGGCATTCATATAACTTTCTGTCGAGGCATAGTTTTCTTTTTTCTTTGCTACAGAATCACCATAAATGCTGCCAACCGCTGCCCCGATAACCCCCCCGATGAGCGCACCTTTGGAATCACCAAATACTGCACCAATGGTTCCACCGACAATACCACCGATAGCTGTCCCCTCGTATACAGTCCTTTCTCTGTCCGTTGAAGCACACCCAGACAATAGTAAACATCCAAACAACCCGATGCTCACGAATCCTTTGCTATTCCTTGCTATCATTACTATCTTCCTCAATTACACTAACATTCCCCAGCACATCTTCAAGCTGTTTAACCGTACCACTGCGGCCACCTCCAAGCTGGCGGGAGACTATATCCTGCAAGCTTTCATCTTTACTTACTGACACCAGACTATTGCTATACTCTTCCAGTGGAACGTCGTCGTTGTCGATCATTTCTATTTTTTTATCAGTAATCGTACTGGACAATTTGTGACTCTGACTCGCCTCATGCAGCAGTTGAT
It includes:
- a CDS encoding SEL1-like repeat protein, with translation MNINKKLIYKTLLTIVGVIILAAGGLLAYLMIPSGFQSRQAEGPKVLTELLNMAEKSQPFNPDPYISSTYRPGDPLYEPLLYIQRHRQGKAEELLQPLVEQSNPDAMYWLAQITYDDSYYSSGPAAKLFQNSAELGNPYAALRLDINDRECQMFMSGYCDQKWGELGRKLLQERAEQGDKKAEYYLLQYNENSSEEVHKKLEELVTENAKNHYYQPLMRLIYDYTSRLYLPFLEKNESLSLEKKELIIKLSKLAANNNFLPLVNNTIYSNVDLISHSYMSKLVKHTIYNYSNLYLCRNYYSDIDNSDRDNIIMGTACSIVDDTLQDKTRNMRIYNYSINNNSIKSLTKNELKKAQSIAGEIIKNMTPAIYIDKMNTRP
- a CDS encoding SEL1-like repeat protein, translated to MNINKKLIYKTLLTIVGVIILAAGGLLAYLMIPSGFQSRQAEGPKVLTELLNMAEKSQPFNPDPYISSTYRPGDPLYEPLLYIQRHRQGKAEELLKPLVEQGNADAMYWLAQITYDDSYYSSGPAAKLFQKSAELGNPYAALRLDSNNRECQMFMSSYCDQKWGELGRKLLQERAEQGDKKAEYYLLQYDENSSEDVHKKLEKLVTENAKNHYYQPLMRQIYNYTSGLYLPFLEQNKSISIEKKLISNLLRLGANNNFPSSMYYVYSYNDMYSEDYVKRVVEHSISLNVSSYICEAYFSKVSNRLRSDVVKGAACAMANDVVRDNGNNRISIFDFNLDKNNIAPLTDEEKRESDRIAKLILNNMTPVIYIDEMNTRP
- a CDS encoding SEL1-like repeat protein; protein product: MNINKKLIYKTLLTIVGVIILAAGGLLAYLMIPSGFQSRQAEGPKVLTELLKMAEESQPFNPDPYISSTYRPGDPLYEPLLYIQRHRQGIAEDLLRPLVEQGNPDAMYWLAQITYRDNYYSGGPAAKLFQKSAELGNPYAALRLDINNYECRRRMSSYCDKKWGELGRKLLQERAEQGDKKAAYYLLQYDENSSEEVHKKLEELVTENAKNHYYQPLMRIMIDYEKRLYYPYFDRKSPLSESEHLILSKLTKLMINNNYPPAFERTLAYISIYSKEYSEQVVERSNLLSSRYFLCTYYYPELKEHTREDILKSAACAIGDDILIENDKDRNLSLYEYSLYEKKVNPLTKEEIVSARKSARELIKNKLPIIYIDKMNPRVDIR
- a CDS encoding Calx-beta domain-containing protein, encoding MKFRLNLVACLAWGCLIAVGYWVFSNVIFKPDIEGVRFSKTVTKVKEEDAIAEVVLLLEHPATQAIDVKYETRDRTAQSGVDYTNTKGTVHFSTGDTQRSLFVSIQPDRNISEPNETFDIILTNVRYQPKHTIVILEQGVNKDLLAKSELVIASLSVLAADIANDIATIKIIEGVSAPSKELASRYEMVKSNLSSERERYLLLFKDALALDPEVIKLSIKKRLTALEKKGYKHQLIATTLMEKQLINYMNDQIPMLDLWISELGELVTVEQVPQETDENETRLSA
- a CDS encoding YMGG-like glycine zipper-containing protein, with the translated sequence MIARNSKGFVSIGLFGCLLLSGCASTDRERTVYEGTAIGGIVGGTIGAVFGDSKGALIGGVIGAAVGSIYGDSVAKKKENYASTESYMNAVISEGEETLVGIKSERINLTKHVQAQRKLLAQLKNKRLEQTEKNQILRDTKKQAQQDLEYTQKLLAHLDEELRIQQKTMEEEKDLISVAMIDRGESVISSMQSEKRQLELVRVQLAQLDQRKMY